A segment of the Armatimonadota bacterium genome:
TCCAGCACAAGCGCTTGCATGTCCTGACCGGTCTCCACCTTCTGCCAGGTAACCTCATGCACAATGGGCTGGGTGTTCAGTATGCGGTCTATTAATGTAGCCAGATAGGGCAGACTGCCCTTGCAAAGCCTCTCCAGAGCGTCGTCCAATCTGAAGGTTCTAATAAGCCTGCGTGCTTCCGCTTCCAGATTGGCATCTGGAGCCAGAACCCTGTACGAGCTTGCAGAGACGTCGTAATATGCATGGATCAGTAAGTTGTCTATGATGACCAGATTCCTGGCGTCCTTCAGATCCATGCCTCTGCGTAGATACTGCTCCATGGATGCAAGCGATATCAGATCTGCAGCCAAACGACGACCATACAGGAGCAGATCGTCGTACCTATCGTATAGCGTATTCCTGAACTCACTTTTGGCTATCCGGGATTGATAGTCCAGCGCATCTCTCAGAGTCTCGATAACGTGTCTGGAGTAATATGTATCCCTCATGCCGTACATGAGCTCTGCCCTTACTACAGCGTTGGTGAACCGATCCTTGATAGACAGGGAGCTGATGAACTTGATGAAAGGAGCCGTGTATCTCGTAGCGTCCTCCCAAAGAGCCTGTTCACAGGCATCTTTCCATTCCCGACGGAACCGCCTGAAGAACGTGCAGGCATCCCTGTGAGCCCGTTCCACTTCGTTACCGTACAGGTAGTGGTACATTCGAGAGCCGTCCGGGTTACTCAGAATGGACTCCCTGAGCATCCCTTCTCCTGCGCGGATGAAGGAATCGCTGAAGGCTGCCCCATCATCGTATTCAGATACAGCAACTTCCATATCGCCTGCGCGTACAACAAACGTACCCTGCTCATCGATATGCCTGCCCGGTTTGTACAGGAGAGTGGTGCCAGGAGTGAGTTCTACCTCTCTCGGTTTCATAAGGTGCACTACTCTGTCGGGCCATCTGGTGCAGGACGGGAATTCGTATGGGGCGTCGAACAGCTCAACGGCACGGCGTGAGATGTAACGCAGAAGGAATCTGTAGTTCTTGGCCATGTTTGACCTCCTGCTAGCGGGAAGTGTTATGAAATAACGCGGACAGTTCAACCGGATACTCGAGCCTGTATTCATACCTTGGGATAGCTATCTGCGCTTGCATGTTGCCGGCTCTGTTGCACTCTATCATCAGGAAGGCATCCCACAGGTATCGCTCGCCTATCAGATCGACGACTTCCCTCCATTGTCTGTCGTTGATCAGGATGGGCGATTCCTGTTCCAGTGCCTTATCAAGATGCGGCAGGTCCAGTACAGGGATAACTTCACGGTCGATGACAACTACAGGCATTCTCCACAGGATGGACTGGTGCTCATCGAGCTGCTGAGCCATAGCCTGCATCCTGTCCAGCCTGGTTGATACCTCGTCACGGCTGTATCGCCGAACGATAATCCAGAGATCGCCTTCCTCAGTGATAAGCGGAATCACCAGATGCATGGTTAGCCTCCTCATTGCCCAATTAACACCTTGTCCTGCCATTCCTCAGCCTCATGTAGCAGGTTGTGGAGTTCCAGCCTGGCACTGAAGTCGCCATCGTCTGCGTTATGAACGAGCTCCACGAATCGGCTTATCGGCAGGTGGTGGTATAGCACTTTGCTATCTACCAGGATAGCTGTGACCTCTGTACCGTCTCCATCTGATATCACCGCATAGCGGAACCGATAGACGGTGTTCCCTGTCTGATACCGGGCTTTGTCCACAAGGGCTACGTTGAGTGTTGACATGTTTGACTACCTCTGATTCCTCACGAACTGGATGCAATGTTCGATGATGCTTGCGAACTGTTCGTCGGAGATGACCTCTGAGCATTTGGCGGACCTCAACGGGTACTTGTACCACCATAGCGCCCAGTCTGTCGGCTTATACAGGAAGTTCGGTCTGATAACGGCGCATCCACGCCGGTGTCCGGCATGACCTTCTTGCCGGATGATCTCCAGCAGCTTCTCCTCTATCCGCCGGTGGTAGTCGCAGGAGCACTTGATGGCAACTCCATGCCACCAGTCGTCTCCTTCAGTGGGCCAGCCTAACTGCTGGTATACCGGTTTGATGATCTCTTCCAGCTTCTGCTCGTATTGCTTCCTGAAACTGCCTCCCATATAGGCCAGACGACCGTACTGGTCCTCAAACCGCTTCCATACCTGCTGGAAGCAATCCTCCCGGTGCTGAAGCTGGTCTCGCCATTTCCAGAAGGGATGGTAGTCCCAGCCGCAGTCACACTCCTGGTCGTAGTCTGGGAGCAACTCGAACAAGCCGCACCGGAATTCGTCGTAGACCGAGATGTCCAGCACATGGTAGAGTGGCAGGAATATCTGCTCCCAGCGTTTCCTGTCCGGGATAGGATGGCGTTCGTAGTACTGGTCGCCTTCTTCAATGCGAGCAATGTCCAGCATTTGAGCCTCCTGTGGTGGAATATCTGTCGTTGCGTGGTGGAATATCCGCCGGCAGATGGATTGGATTCCACCTGCCGGCTTGTTTGCCGTGCCTCGCCTTGGCTAGCCTAGCCAGGACTCGCCCCGCCCAGACAAGACTCGCCTTGCCTGCCACGACGCGCCCAGCCGCACCATGTCGCGCCGTGTCGTGCCTTGCCAGGCCTGCCCAGCCTCGCCTTGCCACGCCTGGCCTCACCATGCCGTGCCTGCCATGCCAAGCCAAGTCTTGCCATGCCACGACGTGCGATGCGGTTCCTAGCCCAGCCAAGCCAAGCCTATTTGCCGGATAGAGAATCTATTATCAGGTCCGGCAAACCTTCCAAACTGCTCAGCACGGGAACACTCGGATCTATCTCTACCTGCTGTGTAGCCTGCCAATCGCCACGGTCTATCAATATACCTCTCGCACCACATTGCAGTGCAGGTAGAATGTCAAACTGATAACTGTTTCCCACCATGACCACTCGCTGTGGATTGTGCTGAGCATCAAGCATCTCCAGCAATCGCAGGAAGCTATCTCTGTCCTTCGTGGCTGTGACCACCACATGGTGGAAATAGCCCCGAATCCCAGACAGGTCTATCCTGCGGTTCTGGTGTTCCATATCACCGGCTGCGGAGTAGAGCACCAGCAGATGACCTCGTTTGCGGAGCTCCTCCAGCACAGGTATCGTCTCCGGATAGAGTTCCGGCGGAGCGTCCAGCAGATGACGGAATGAGTAAATCGCTGCCTCTACTCCTGGATTGAACGGGATACCGTGTCTGGTTGCCAGAATGGTGTAGGTAATCACCAGACTCTCAATGAACCGTTCCGGTCTCAGACCACGATACGGTACACGGGCACGATCCAGATCGTCCAGCTGCTGTATGATGTCCTCACCATAGATACCTATTTGCCCTAGCATCTGTTTGAACTCAGTCTTGATCCTCTCGTACACCGACTGTGTTCGCCAGAGCGTATCGTCTGCATCAAGCACTACGGTCACGTCTACCTCCATAGAGTAATTCCCACCCGCCACAACCCAGATGCCTCGCCAGGACTCGCCGTGCCGTGCGCCTCGCCCGCTGCCTGTGCCACGCCCTCGCCTCTGCCTGCCTTGCCTCGCCACGTCCTGCCGAGTCGCGCCTTGCCAAGCCCAGTCACGTCATGCCTAGCCGAGACTTGCCAGGTCCTGCCTTGCCATGCCTTGCCTCGCCTTGCCCGGCCGTGCCACGCCATGCCGAGCCAAGCCTAGCCGTGCCACGCCCGCCGAGACTAGCTCTCTACAGGTTGCTTACGTTTGCGGGCAGTCTTGAACTGGCTCAGGAAAGCACCGAGAGCTTTGTACAGGAGCCGCATCTCCCGGATGAGCTCACCGTTGCCAGTCGGTACCAGCCCGTTCTCCAGAGCAGACCTTAGCTGCTTCACCTGGAAGGTGATGGAACTGCCGAGCACCTTGCTGTGAGCGGATGCCTGATCCTCTGTCATCTCGGTGCCGGAGAGGTGACGAACGGCGAACTTGACCGGAATGGGCTTTGGTTCATCGCCTCCGTTCTGTACACGAGCCTCACGCACCAGCAGACGCTGCGTGTACTCCAGAGGACGACCGAACAGACGAGCCAGATGGGGAACGTCTACCCCATACGGTCTCAGCAGTTGAGCTGCATGTACCAGGTCCTGAGAAGTGAGAGCCTTGCCGTGCTTGATGTTGGCACGCACGGCCTCCTCAACCATCGACCTCTCGTCCTCGTAGTGCTTGATGACAGCCGGAATCTCTGCTTCCGGACCGAACTCGGCGATGAACGCCTCCCTGCGGTGAGCACCGTCTACCAGGATGCCCGTGTCGGATACAAGGATAGGTGGCAGATTCTCACCGGCACGGATGGCGAGCTGCAGATGGTAGACGTGTACCCGGTCTATCCCTCCGGCACGGGGATAGATGCGTTCGTCCAGGATTAGCTGGTTTGCTCGAATCCTGGTAGTTGCAACGGTATCGTCAGTCATATCTACCTCCTTACGTGATGTGTTATCCCACCCTCCACAACCCTGATGCCTTGCCTCGTCGTGCCGGGCCCTGCGTTGACGTGCCACGCCCCGCCTCGCCTGCCTTGCCTCGTCTTGCCGAGTCGCGCCGTGCCAAGCCCAGTCACGTCATGCCTAGCCGAGCCCTGCCTGCCTCGCCAGGACTCGCCGTGCCATGTCGGGCCTCGCCTAGCCTCGCCTTGCCTGCCTTGGCCCAGCCAAGTCAAGCCTGCGCCCGCCACGCCTCGCCTTGCCTTGCCTGCCGTGCCGTGCCGAGCCCTAGCCGTGCCATGCCCCGCCGCGCCAGCCTGCCTGCCAGGACTACCTGGTATCGTTCTCGGTGGGCGGGACGAACGTCGGTTTGGGATCTGCCAGGGCTACCGCCGCGATCTCAAACAAACCCCAGCCGAGACCGTGACTCTCACGACTGTCCGGTCTGCCTTCACCGATACCGACCTGCAAGCCTACACGAGCCAGCAGGTTGGTCACATCGGCCAGGCTGAACTGAGACTCGTCCCATGAGATGGCTCACGTTCGCCGCCCACTGTCGCCACATCGGACGGGCACGCAGGTCCAGCACGCCGGTAGCGTTACGCACGGGCATCACCGACATCTCGGGCTCGCCCTCAATCTTGACAAGCGGCGTACCGTCCACTGCGTCCAGCCCGTCGGGGGCGACGAACAGCGACAGCTTCGCCAGAGTCATGCGGTATCCGACCAGTCGACAGGCGGAGATGAGCGCGTTGCGGAAAGCACTTGCGGGGATGCCGACCCAGCCCTCGGAGCTGACATGCATCGCCTGCTTGTAATCTTCCTCAAAGTTGCGAGGCTCACGAGATTTGCCCTTGCGGGCTCGCTGACCTGCCTCGTGCTGCTCCCGTATCGCCTGCATCGCCTTCTGCGAGAACCGTGCCTGGCAATACGGAGTGATGCCGACGATGCGGAACTGGGCTGAGGCGAACCGTGGCGGCTGGATGACAACCTCCTGACCAGCCGAAGCGGAAAGCTCCAGCGTCGGATCGGAGCCGTTGCTCCTGGATTTGGATTTGGTTGCAACTGGCATTGTACTTACCTCCTTGTTGGTTGTTTATGGGATATCTACACCTACCGCACCGGCCAGGTTCGGTCTGGGAGCTCTCACCGGGAACTGCTCATCGGTGAGGTCCACACCTTCACCTGCACCGGACGCCAGCGGGTATTTCCGTTCCAGGTCTTTGAGCACATCCGTCAGCGTCTCCTGATACTGCTCTGGGAACGATGACGCCACCTCCCGGATACGGTCTATCCCGCAACCGGACTTGAGCAGATCTTCACATCTGTCGTAGAGCTCCTCGTCCAGCGAGACACCGAACGTGTCCGCTATGGCGAACGCCTCTTGCAGAGTGCTCTTTATCGTCGTCATCACGATGTCCAGCTCGCTCATAGATGTGCTCCTGTCAACTTCATGGTTTCAATCGCTATCCTGACGTGACTCCCGAACTGGAGATGGGTCAGTGTCCGTTCGTCGGACTTAAAGACCGCATAAACGTCGCCGGAGGAATGGGAGAGCAGAGCACGACGTGGCGATGTCTCTACCACCAGCATCGTCCCGCTCTCATTACGCTGCTTCAACTGCGCACCGAGCTCACCGAGCAACAGGTCGTCCATGTTGCCGTAGAAGCCCTTGCCGAGCCTTATCGTCAACTCGCCCGGATAGTCCAGCTGCGGTAACTGCCCCGTATCCAGAACGGTGGCTGCACGGACGACGGACAACGGTATGAAGTACACCATGTGGGTGTATGGCGACTTCTGGGAATATATCAGACAGGGCTCTGTGCGCTCCTCAACGGGCTCCGTCTCTATGACAGGGAGCTGCAAATCCTCCGGAAGCTCCAGACAGTGCATAGCCCCCTTATGCTCTACACAGAGCGCCATCCAGCTCTTATCATCAGTCTTGACCAGCTTCAACTGTAGTTGCGCCGTCTGCTGGTTACAGACCTGACGAGCGATATCATCACTGCACCAGATGACCTTACCGTGCTCGTTGTAGTGCAATGCACGTCGGAGCTCCGGACTGGTGATATCCTGAGCGGTGGCGACAGTTACCGTGCCGATGTTCAGCGAAGCCTCTACCGGCATTGAACAGTTGAGTAACCGGGCTGCGGTCTCCAGAACCGGTTGCAGGTCGTCTGTGAACGCAACCAGCGGCGAACGGTAACTGTCTTCAAGTATCAGGGCGTACATAGTCGTACACCTCCCCTTAAGAGAACTCACTGGAAAGAGATATGAGGAACCGGCGGAGAAGGTACCGCATGTGCAAAATAAGGCGCCGGTATTTATCCGGCGCCTTGAACCGCAGAGAAGGAGGATGGAAGGATGTGACGCACTAAACCCAGCAAGGAGGATCTGCACGCAGAATCTCTAAAGCCCTCTGGATATGCTGATGCACCCGCTGTCTGGACATGTTCAATAACCTGCCTATCTCGTCCATAGTGCATTCTCTCGTGCCGATACCAAAGTAACAGACGATGCATTGATACTGCAACGTGTTCAGTCGTTCCCTGAGATACCTCTGCCAGGAGAGGACGCTGAGTATGCTGTCATAAGAAGGTTCCTCATAACTCAGGGCGTTCAATACCTCATAATAGGCTGGATGTTCTTCATTCTCTAACACGCTCTCTATGGGCAACCAGGACGGACCGGTGCATCGGTTCCTGAAGTCGCATTGAGACACGACGCAGAGATACCTGTTGTTCCTTATCCATTCCAGCATGGCATGCACCAGTCTGGTATACAACAGCGTGCTGAACTTCGTGCCTCGTGATGGATCGTAGTCCAGAATGGTCTGCCAGAGCACTATCCTGGACTCCTGCAATAACTCCTCACGCTCGTAACCGTTCCTGGCATACCGACGCACGAGCTCTGTATATCATGCGCTCGTAAGCGCTCCAGAACTGGTTGAACCTGGTCTCGTCCTGCTGCTGCATACTTTCCCTCACCACTGGAGATAGATAGCGGAACAGGGGGCATTAAGTGCCGGCATTGGGCATAAAAATTGGGGAGGCGGTAGATGCCTCCCCAGACAAACAGAACACGGCAACGAGAGAGTTGGAGACGAGGAGGGAAGCCTGTGGGCGGGCTGGTTTTGATATACAATTGCCTTACCAGAGGAGATAGATAGGAATGCTCGCATCAAATGGTGCCAGGCTCAGGTCAATTTCAGTTTCCTACTTGCACAACGCCCAGATATGTGATACAATAGCAACTGCATGTTCAAAACAGAGGTGCAGACGGGGCATAAACCTGTGGTATAAGAATGCACAAGGAGTGACAACACAAGGGCAACCTTGCTGAGTAATGTCATCAGGAAGAGCCTGCCCTGCCCCCGTAGCTCAGCAGGACAGAGCAACTGCCTTCTAAGCAGTGGGTCGGAGGTTCGAGTCCTCTCGGGGGCGCCAACCTACTGCCTTTTCGGTGGCGGCTGTAGCTCAGCTGGTCCAGAGCGCCTGACTGTGGCTCAGGAGGTCGTGGGTTCGAATCCCATCAGCCGCCCCATACTACATGTATCTTCTGACAGCCAGCAGTACAACATGTTGTGTGTCACAGTGTGACAGTTTCCCCGATTCTGAAGGTCTTGCGCTCGACCGTCCCCCATTTACTCGAGAAGCCCCAGAAACCGCTCGTATGCCGCATCCCATGCCTCCGTATCACGAGGCGTGTACTCGATAATTTCGGTGGAACGGCGAATCAGCTCGCGCCCCTCGGTGACGCCTTTCAACTCGCCCAGCGCGATCATCTGCAGCATCACGTTGCCTGCCGCCGTCGCCTCCACAGGACCTGCCAGCACCGGACGGTGGCAGGCATCGGCGGTGAACTGGCACAACAGACGGTTCTGAGTACCTCCACCGACAACGTGAACCACGCTCAACCGCTTGCCCAACAGGCTCTCCAGCTGCTCTAACACCCAGCGATAGCGCAAGGCAAGACTCTCCAGACAGCACCGTACAAACTGTCCCGGCGTCTCCGGTGCAGGCTGCCCGGTGCTTTCGCAGTACTCGCGAATAGCTTGCAGCATGTTGGGTGGGTTCAGGAAACGGCGGTCATCGGGGTCTATAATGGCGCGGAACGGTTCTGCCTCCGATGCCATCTGTGTCAACTGCTCGTAGGTGTACTCCTGCCCCTCACGGGCGTATGCGCGTCGGCACTCCTGTACCAGCCACAGCCCCATGATGTTGCGCAAGAACCGTATCGTGTTGTGTACGCCGCCTTCGTTGGTGAAGTTCAGTGTGCGTGTGTGGGCGTTAATCAACGGTTCGGGCAGCTCTACGCCCATCAACGACCATGTGCCGCTGCTGATATAGGCGAAGTCGGTGCCGTAGCTTGCAGGCACGGCAGCCACTGCGGAGGCGGTATCGTGACTACCCGGTGTGATAACCTCTACGCTCGAAACGCCGGTCTCTTCTGCCACTGCCTGGCGTAGCTTGCCCAGTTTCGTACCCGGCGGCACAATCTCCGGCAGGAAGTGCGTGGGAAGCCCCACATGCCTCAGCAAATCCAACGCCCACTCGCCGGTGCGCGCGTCCATCATCTGCGAAGTGCTGGCAATGGTGCGCTCGCTCACCTTCGCCCCGCTCAACCAGTAGTGGAACAGGTCGGGCATCATCAGCATCTTGTCCGCCAGGTCCAGTAGCCCAGGATGTTGTTGCTGCACTGCTACCAGCTGGTACAGGGTGTTGATGGGCATGAACTGGATACCCGTGTAGTCGTAGATGGTATCTGCGCCTACCATCGCCTGCACGTTCTCCATAATGCCGTCGGTGCGGTGGTCGCGGTAGTGCACGGGATTGGTCAACAAAGTGCCTCGCGCGTCCAGTAGACCGAAGTCCACGCCCCAGGTGTCCACCCCTACGGAACGCACCGCTTCGCCGTACTCGCGCACGGTCAGAGTGATTCCCTGCAGAATCTCCGCATACTGTCGCAACACGTTCCAGGTAAGCGCATCGGGCAGGCGTAAAGGTGTGTTCGCAAAGCGGTGCAGGGTTTTCAATTCTAGACGCTGCCCATCATAGATACCCGCTACGGCGCGTCCGCTCTCGGCACCCAGGTCGAAGGCAATGTACACCTGTGAGGACACGGCTTCTCACGACCTCCTTGCCAGTATAGGTTCTGAGAAGTCAGTTCGCTATGCTTCAAGCAAATCCTGCCGCAGCACAGGAACTTCTGCACACAGGTTGTGCGTAAGCGTTACAGAAGGATGGGGTCACGCGTGCGACTGCCTTGTCACATCAAAGCAATGCTACTGGATAGAATACTAAACGAAAGAACATAGAGAGGACGGAAGATGCGTGTGACAGGTAGACTACTCTGCCCTGCTTGCCAGGAACTGCTTATTCCTGTGGATAGGGACGGCGTAGAAATAGACTACTGCCCTCACTGTCGCGGCGTCTGGCTGGACAGGGGCGAACTGGATAAGATTCTGGAACGCGCCTCGCTGGGAGCACCGCGTCCCACAGCCAGACAACAACCGCACCATGAGGAATGGCATGAGGAAGAGTACGAGCGCAAACATCCTCGCAAGCGCAAGAGGCTCAAGTCGTTCTTAGAAGACCTCTTCGATTTCGACTGAGGCTATTGATTCCATGCACCATTTCCCGTAAAATAGTGGTGCAATGGATGAATGGCAAAAGTTGAACGATGCTCAGCGAGAAGCGGTAACGTACGGCGAGGGACCGCTTCTCATTTTTGCTGGCGCGGGCAGCGGTAAAACGCGCGTGCTCACCATGCGCATCGCCCACCTCATCTCCGCACGAGGGGTCTCGCCGCGACATATCCTCGCGGTCACTTTCACCAATAAAGCCGCTAACGAGATGCGCGAGCGCATCGAGCAGCTGGTCGGCTCGGTGCAGGTGAAGCAGATGTGGGTGGGCACGTTCCACGCGATATGTGCCCGCATCCTGCGCGAGAGCGGACGCCCAATTGGTGTAGACCCCGAGTTTGTGGTGTTCGACGAAGACGATCAGCTCAGTGTGGTTAAAGAGGTGCTGAAGCTGCTGGATATCGACGAGAAACGC
Coding sequences within it:
- a CDS encoding haloacid dehalogenase, whose amino-acid sequence is MTVVLDADDTLWRTQSVYERIKTEFKQMLGQIGIYGEDIIQQLDDLDRARVPYRGLRPERFIESLVITYTILATRHGIPFNPGVEAAIYSFRHLLDAPPELYPETIPVLEELRKRGHLLVLYSAAGDMEHQNRRIDLSGIRGYFHHVVVTATKDRDSFLRLLEMLDAQHNPQRVVMVGNSYQFDILPALQCGARGILIDRGDWQATQQVEIDPSVPVLSSLEGLPDLIIDSLSGK
- a CDS encoding L-fuculose kinase yields the protein MSSQVYIAFDLGAESGRAVAGIYDGQRLELKTLHRFANTPLRLPDALTWNVLRQYAEILQGITLTVREYGEAVRSVGVDTWGVDFGLLDARGTLLTNPVHYRDHRTDGIMENVQAMVGADTIYDYTGIQFMPINTLYQLVAVQQQHPGLLDLADKMLMMPDLFHYWLSGAKVSERTIASTSQMMDARTGEWALDLLRHVGLPTHFLPEIVPPGTKLGKLRQAVAEETGVSSVEVITPGSHDTASAVAAVPASYGTDFAYISSGTWSLMGVELPEPLINAHTRTLNFTNEGGVHNTIRFLRNIMGLWLVQECRRAYAREGQEYTYEQLTQMASEAEPFRAIIDPDDRRFLNPPNMLQAIREYCESTGQPAPETPGQFVRCCLESLALRYRWVLEQLESLLGKRLSVVHVVGGGTQNRLLCQFTADACHRPVLAGPVEATAAGNVMLQMIALGELKGVTEGRELIRRSTEIIEYTPRDTEAWDAAYERFLGLLE